The Bdellovibrio bacteriovorus W nucleotide sequence TCTTAGTTCTTTTAACAGTGTCGCCTTCTTTAATATGTCTATCTTCACCGAAGATAACTACACCCACGTGTGTTTCTTCAAGGTTTAGAACCATACCGTAAACTTCACCTGGGAACTCAACTAGCTCACCAGCCATAGCATTTTCAAGACCGTAGATACGAGCAACACCGTCCCCGATAGAAAGAACGCTTCCTGTCTCGCTTACTTCAATCTTTTTGTTGTATTGATTGATTTGTTCTTTGAGAACACGACTGATTTCGTCAGCACGAATTTGTGTATCCATTGTTAGTTGGCTCTCCTGTTTAATTCTTCATTCAATTTTTTTAAGTGAGTATCGATACTGTCATCGAATGTCCATCCACCCACTTGAGCAACTACGCCGCCCAAAAGCTTAGGATCTTGTTCGTATGTTAGAACGATCTTCTTATTTAATACGCCTTCAATTTTTTTCTCGATCTGAGCGCGAGCCTCTGTTGATAGAGGTTGTGCAGATTTTACCACTCCACGAGTTACACCATTTTCAACATCCAGCAATTCTTGATAGGCCATTGCAACCTCATCTAGAACAGCTAGGCGATCATTTTTTCCAAGAAGAATGATCGTGTTGTAAACTTCTTCAGAAAGACCAGCCCCGCGCAGAGATGCCTCAATAGCGGCTACTTTTTGTTCTGTAGAAATTAATGGATTTGCGAAGAAAGTTTTCACTGTTGAATCAACAAAAACTGCCTTAATAACAGTTTGTAATTCTGTATAAACTTTTTCTTGAGTCTTGTTTTGTTTTGCCGACTCCAAAAGAGCCTTTGCGTAGCGCTTAGAAACTTCACTTACTTTCACGACTATACCCCAACGTGATTAATGAAATTGTTTTGCAACTTTTGTTGATCTTGAGATTCGATATTTTTTGAAAGTGCTTCACGGGCTACATTCACAGAATCTTTCAAAAGTTGTTCACGCAATTCTCTTTGTGCTCTTTGAATTTCCAGGTCCGCAGTTAGTTTTGCATCCTGACGAATGCGCTCAGAAATTGCTAGAGCATCCTTAAGGATCCCCTCTTTAATTTCCTGAGCTTGTTTTTCAGCTTTAACTAAAGTTTCGTCCTTAGTTGCGTCAAGGTTCGCTAACTTAGCTTTGATTTCAGCAAAATCTTTTTCTGCTTGAAGTCTTGCGGCTTCCGATTTTTTTGCAGCATCCAGATATTGATCTCTTCTATCAGCAAAAAACTTCTTAATGCCTTCTCTTCCAAAATAAATAACAGCAGCAATCAAAATACCCACGTTGATAGCTTGGTACATGATTGATTTTTTCACTTCTGGAGTTAATCCCTCAGCGGCGAATGCAAGGCTTGGTAGTAGAACGGCTAAGGAAGTAATAAATAACTTCATCGTTTCCCTCTTAGCTTAAAAGTTTCGCTGTGATTGACGTCGCAACAGCTGATGTTTGATTTTTTAATTCAGACTCTGCAGTTTTTACTGCAGCCGTAACCACGTCGCGATTTTTTTGAATCTGTTGTTCTGATTCTTCTTTTGCGCGATTAATGATCAACTCAGATTCTTTTGACGCCATTGATTTTTGAGTATCAACGATGGACTTAATTTGTCCTGCTAAGTCTCGTGTCTTTGTTTCATATTCCGACTGAAGCTCTGTGGCTTTAGCGTGAAACTCAACAGCTAGATCCTCTCCACCCTTAGTGCGTTTCTGTCTTTCATTAAGTGCCTGAGCATAAGGACCGAAAACGACTTTGCTTAGAAAAAGCAAGGTGATGGAGTAGATAACAAACTGATATGCGGCTGTGGTATTAATACCTAGTTGTCCAAAAATGTCCATTTACTTGAAATCCCTAGTAGTTTTTGAAGCTTCGGATTTACCTTTTGGCGCTTGGACGGTCAAGACGTATTTCTATTTGATAATCTTTCTGCCTAGGACTTAGGCATATAAGACGCACCCTCAAAAACGACTCCTTCATCAATTCTTAGACTCGGAGAAGTCACGGTGCCTTTAAAAGTAGCAGGAGGGTGCATAATAACACGTCTACGAGCGAATAAATTACCCTCAACGCGACCACTTATCACAATTGTCTCAGCCTCAATTTGGGCCTCGATATTTGCACCCTCATTAATAACGATAGTGTCGTTAGTAAAAATTTCTCCTTTAAAATCACCACCGATTTGAACGGTCCCTTCAAAGCTGAGTTTTCCCTCAAAAAAGGTACCCTTATCCAGAATAGCGGTCACATGTCCCGCTAATAAATCTTCGGTGTGAATTGGAGAGTTTTCTACTGACATCCTTCTTTTAGCCTATCTACGATATTTGTTAGTTCATCGTCTGAATAAAAGTGAATACTGATTTTACCCTTAGAATTTGCATAATCAATATTAACCTTTGTTCCTAGCATTTTTTGAAGTTCCTCACTCAATCCGTTAATGAGTCGTTGAGTAACGCTAGAATCAAAATCAGCCTTCACGGAAGCCTCTTCTGACTTACCTTTAGCCTCTGCTTGAATCATTTTCTCTAATTTACGGACTGCAAGCTTTTCGGAAATAACGCGCTTTGCAA carries:
- a CDS encoding ATP synthase, delta (OSCP) subunit, ATP synthase, delta (OSCP) subunit (COG0712 F0F1-type ATP synthase, delta subunit (mitochondrial oligomycin sensitivity protein)), with translation MKVSEVSKRYAKALLESAKQNKTQEKVYTELQTVIKAVFVDSTVKTFFANPLISTEQKVAAIEASLRGAGLSEEVYNTIILLGKNDRLAVLDEVAMAYQELLDVENGVTRGVVKSAQPLSTEARAQIEKKIEGVLNKKIVLTYEQDPKLLGGVVAQVGGWTFDDSIDTHLKKLNEELNRRAN
- a CDS encoding ATP synthase B chain (COG0711 F0F1-type ATP synthase, subunit b), translating into MDIFGQLGINTTAAYQFVIYSITLLFLSKVVFGPYAQALNERQKRTKGGEDLAVEFHAKATELQSEYETKTRDLAGQIKSIVDTQKSMASKESELIINRAKEESEQQIQKNRDVVTAAVKTAESELKNQTSAVATSITAKLLS
- a CDS encoding ATP synthase B chain (COG0711 F0F1-type ATP synthase, subunit b), whose amino-acid sequence is MKLFITSLAVLLPSLAFAAEGLTPEVKKSIMYQAINVGILIAAVIYFGREGIKKFFADRRDQYLDAAKKSEAARLQAEKDFAEIKAKLANLDATKDETLVKAEKQAQEIKEGILKDALAISERIRQDAKLTADLEIQRAQRELREQLLKDSVNVAREALSKNIESQDQQKLQNNFINHVGV
- a CDS encoding hypothetical protein (COG1664 Integral membrane protein CcmA involved in cell shape determination); amino-acid sequence: MSVENSPIHTEDLLAGHVTAILDKGTFFEGKLSFEGTVQIGGDFKGEIFTNDTIVINEGANIEAQIEAETIVISGRVEGNLFARRRVIMHPPATFKGTVTSPSLRIDEGVVFEGASYMPKS